In Haloterrigena turkmenica DSM 5511, a single genomic region encodes these proteins:
- the glpA gene encoding anaerobic glycerol-3-phosphate dehydrogenase subunit GlpA, translating to MATDTEVLVLGGGSTGCGIARDLAMRGLEVTLVERGNLTDGTTGRMHGLLHSGGRYAVSDRASATECIEENEILREIAGHCVEETGGLFVQRPEDSDDYFREKLEGCRDCGIPARVLSGREAREVEPYLAKDVKRAIEVPDGAVDPFRLCVANAIDAETHGARVETHAEVIDLLRDGDDVYGVEVRHESGPGKRTHAAAGTTEEITAEYVVNATGAWAGEIGAMADLEIEVRPSKGVMTIMNVRQVDTVINRCRPKGDADIVVPHETTAILGTTDEEVADPDDFPEDQWEVDQMIDTLSELVPILKEARTIRSFWGVRPLYEPPGTGTQDPTDITRDFFLLDHADRDGVSGISSIVGGKFTTYRAMAEEISDHVCEKLGVRASCATADEPLPGSEDIATLEAGMDDFGLRSPVARRSKQRLGSRASEVLETDEANPVICQCEGVTRAEICDAIDQSGSDLNAVRIRTRASMGNCQGGFCCQNMANELHPEYDEETVRAALDELFQERWKGERHALWGEQLSQAMLNYALHATTMNRDRDPASEPTALEFDAFDGGA from the coding sequence ATGGCAACGGACACCGAGGTCCTCGTTCTCGGGGGCGGGTCGACGGGCTGTGGCATCGCGCGGGATCTGGCGATGCGCGGCCTCGAGGTGACCCTCGTCGAGCGGGGCAATTTGACCGACGGCACGACCGGCCGGATGCACGGCCTGCTCCACAGCGGCGGCCGCTACGCCGTCTCGGATCGCGCCAGTGCGACGGAGTGTATCGAAGAAAACGAGATCCTCCGGGAGATCGCCGGCCACTGCGTCGAGGAGACCGGTGGCCTGTTCGTCCAGCGCCCCGAGGACTCGGACGACTACTTCCGGGAGAAACTCGAGGGCTGTCGCGACTGCGGGATTCCCGCGCGCGTTCTCTCGGGGCGGGAGGCCCGCGAGGTCGAACCCTATCTCGCGAAGGACGTCAAACGGGCGATCGAGGTTCCCGACGGCGCCGTCGATCCGTTCCGGCTCTGCGTCGCGAACGCGATCGACGCCGAGACCCACGGCGCGCGCGTCGAGACCCACGCGGAGGTGATCGACCTCCTGCGCGACGGCGACGACGTCTACGGCGTCGAGGTGCGCCACGAGTCGGGGCCGGGCAAGCGGACACACGCGGCGGCCGGCACGACCGAGGAGATCACCGCCGAGTACGTCGTCAACGCGACGGGCGCGTGGGCGGGGGAGATCGGCGCGATGGCCGACCTCGAAATCGAGGTCCGTCCCTCCAAGGGCGTCATGACCATCATGAACGTCCGGCAGGTCGACACCGTAATCAACCGCTGCCGGCCGAAGGGCGACGCCGACATCGTCGTCCCCCACGAGACGACGGCCATCCTCGGGACGACCGACGAGGAGGTCGCCGATCCGGACGACTTCCCCGAGGACCAGTGGGAGGTCGACCAGATGATCGACACCCTCTCGGAACTCGTCCCGATCCTCAAGGAGGCCCGGACGATCCGCTCCTTTTGGGGCGTGCGCCCGCTGTACGAGCCGCCGGGGACCGGCACGCAGGACCCCACCGACATCACGCGGGACTTCTTCCTGCTCGACCACGCCGACCGCGACGGCGTCTCGGGCATCTCGAGCATCGTCGGCGGCAAGTTCACCACGTACCGCGCGATGGCCGAGGAGATCTCGGATCACGTCTGCGAGAAGTTAGGCGTCCGGGCCTCGTGTGCGACCGCCGACGAACCGCTGCCCGGCAGCGAAGACATCGCAACGCTCGAGGCCGGCATGGACGATTTCGGCCTCCGATCGCCGGTCGCGCGCCGGAGCAAACAGCGCCTGGGGAGCCGAGCGAGCGAGGTGCTCGAAACCGACGAGGCAAACCCGGTGATCTGTCAGTGCGAGGGCGTGACCCGCGCGGAGATCTGCGACGCGATCGACCAGTCGGGATCGGACCTGAACGCGGTCCGCATTCGGACGCGGGCCTCGATGGGCAACTGTCAGGGCGGCTTCTGCTGTCAGAACATGGCTAACGAACTCCACCCCGAGTACGACGAGGAGACGGTTCGCGCGGCGCTGGACGAACTCTTTCAGGAACGCTGGAAGGGCGAGCGCCACGCCCTCTGGGGCGAACAGCTCTCACAGGCCATGCTCAACTACGCCTTACACGCGACGACGATGAACCGGGATCGGGATCCCGCGAGCGAGCCGACGGCGCTCGAGTTCGACGCGTTCGACGGAGGTGCCTGA
- the glpK gene encoding glycerol kinase GlpK, with amino-acid sequence MTESTYVGAVDQGTTGTRFIVFDHGGQVVANAYETHEQIYPEPGWVEHDPMEIWENTKSVITQALGQAGISPDQLEAIGVTNQRETTLLWDADSGRPVHNAIVWQDRRTTDRVEQLEAEEKVEMIREKTGLEADAYFSATKAEWLLDNADPIKLERSRPEDIHDRAEKGEVLFGTIDSWLIYNLTGEHITEVTNASRTMLYNIHDLEWDDDLLAEFGVPEAMLPEVRPSSDDDTYGTTDPDGFLEAEIPVAGALGDQQAALFGQTCFDAGDAKNTYGTGSFFLMNTGSEAVASDHGLLTTIAFQKSGEDVQYALEGSIFITGAAIEWLEDLSLIDNPAQTAELARSVDSTDGVYVVPAFTGLGAPHWDQRARGTIVGMTRGTRREHIVRATLESIAYQTRDVAEAMEADSGIEMTSLKVDGGAVKNNYLCQLQSDIIGSEIVRPVVDETTALGSAYAAGLAVGYWDDVDSLRDNWQIDREFEPEMDADRADKRYARWTEAVDRARDWARDDEE; translated from the coding sequence GTGACAGAATCCACGTACGTCGGTGCGGTAGACCAGGGAACGACCGGGACGCGCTTTATCGTGTTCGATCACGGCGGCCAGGTCGTCGCGAACGCCTACGAAACGCACGAACAGATCTATCCCGAACCCGGCTGGGTCGAGCACGACCCGATGGAGATCTGGGAGAACACCAAGAGCGTCATCACGCAGGCGCTCGGGCAGGCGGGGATCAGCCCCGACCAGCTTGAGGCCATCGGCGTGACCAACCAGCGCGAGACGACGCTGCTGTGGGACGCCGACTCCGGCCGGCCGGTCCACAACGCCATCGTCTGGCAGGACCGGCGCACGACCGACCGCGTCGAGCAACTCGAGGCGGAGGAAAAGGTCGAGATGATCCGCGAGAAGACCGGCCTCGAGGCCGACGCCTACTTCTCGGCGACGAAAGCCGAGTGGCTGCTGGACAACGCCGATCCGATCAAGCTCGAGCGCTCCCGTCCCGAGGACATCCACGACCGCGCGGAGAAGGGCGAGGTGCTGTTCGGGACGATCGATAGCTGGCTGATCTACAACCTTACCGGCGAGCACATCACCGAGGTCACGAACGCCTCGCGGACGATGCTGTACAACATCCACGACCTCGAGTGGGACGACGACCTCCTCGCGGAGTTCGGCGTTCCCGAGGCGATGCTCCCCGAGGTTCGGCCGTCCAGCGACGACGACACCTACGGGACGACCGATCCGGACGGGTTCCTCGAGGCCGAAATCCCCGTCGCGGGGGCGCTCGGCGACCAGCAGGCCGCGCTGTTCGGCCAGACCTGTTTCGACGCCGGCGACGCGAAGAACACCTACGGCACCGGTTCCTTCTTCCTGATGAACACCGGCAGCGAGGCCGTCGCGAGCGATCACGGCCTCCTGACGACTATCGCGTTCCAGAAGTCGGGCGAGGACGTCCAGTACGCGCTGGAGGGCTCGATCTTCATCACCGGCGCGGCGATCGAGTGGCTCGAGGACCTCTCGCTGATCGACAATCCGGCGCAGACGGCCGAGCTCGCCCGCAGCGTCGACTCGACGGACGGCGTCTACGTCGTCCCCGCGTTCACCGGACTGGGCGCGCCCCACTGGGACCAGCGCGCTCGCGGTACCATCGTCGGCATGACTCGAGGCACCCGGCGAGAACACATCGTCCGGGCGACCCTGGAGTCGATCGCCTACCAGACCCGCGACGTCGCGGAGGCGATGGAGGCCGACTCGGGCATCGAGATGACCTCGCTGAAGGTCGACGGCGGCGCGGTCAAGAACAACTACCTCTGTCAGCTCCAGTCCGACATCATCGGCTCGGAGATCGTCCGTCCGGTCGTCGACGAGACGACGGCGCTCGGGTCCGCGTACGCCGCCGGACTGGCCGTGGGCTACTGGGACGACGTCGACAGCCTGCGGGACAACTGGCAGATCGATCGCGAGTTCGAACCCGAGATGGACGCCGATCGAGCCGACAAACGCTACGCGCGCTGGACGGAAGCGGTCGACCGGGCGCGCGACTGGGCACGGGACGACGAGGAGTAA
- a CDS encoding DUF1326 domain-containing protein, whose protein sequence is MEKEWIIEGDYVEACNCDVACQCVWMEPPDDDVCTVSLAWHIEEGRYGDVDLSGVDVGMLISTDEGVMFAPETEWDVVLLVDETADDDQREAIEDIYSGRAGGIWAPVADTHVRSVDVTTVPISFSRDGSDFSVEIGDAVEMDASGAVGFNEEVGTVSPHPLTKSTEVQTGKSTTATVSYDDRFTWDVSGNNAYLGDFELANS, encoded by the coding sequence ATGGAAAAAGAGTGGATCATCGAGGGAGACTACGTCGAAGCCTGCAACTGCGACGTCGCGTGTCAGTGCGTGTGGATGGAACCGCCGGACGACGACGTCTGTACCGTCTCGCTGGCGTGGCACATCGAAGAGGGACGCTACGGCGATGTCGACTTGAGCGGGGTAGACGTCGGCATGCTCATTTCGACCGATGAGGGCGTCATGTTCGCCCCCGAGACGGAATGGGACGTCGTGTTACTCGTCGACGAAACGGCCGACGACGACCAGCGCGAGGCCATCGAAGACATCTACTCCGGCCGCGCCGGCGGTATCTGGGCCCCCGTCGCTGACACACACGTCCGATCGGTCGACGTCACGACCGTTCCGATCAGCTTCTCGCGGGACGGGTCGGACTTCTCCGTCGAGATCGGGGACGCCGTCGAAATGGACGCGAGCGGCGCGGTCGGGTTCAACGAGGAAGTCGGGACGGTCTCGCCCCACCCGCTGACGAAGAGCACGGAGGTACAGACCGGGAAGTCGACCACGGCGACGGTCTCCTACGATGACCGGTTCACGTGGGACGTCTCCGGAAACAACGCCTACCTCGGCGACTTCGAATTGGCGAACTCCTGA
- a CDS encoding DUF2182 domain-containing protein has product MGTHDSFRDRFTRRRVPIVVLVTYVIALLAWAAVVGRWLPMPGGQMELQMSDPGAPEAMAVSNGLTGISLYLLMWGVMMIAMMYPSSVPLFRLYAETLEGTTAAGKATRVGAFIGTYALVWTLTGIVPLVVNAVVPIVTLANAHGGLLVGGSLLLLSGYQLSPYKYRCLRYCRSPLGFLMSHHRPGVRGAVRMSWQFSVFCVGCCWALFAFMVIVGSMNIVWMALIAVVLSLERTVAWGEQLARAVGVLAGIAGSTVIVIALV; this is encoded by the coding sequence ATGGGGACACACGACTCGTTTCGAGACCGATTCACCCGTCGACGCGTTCCGATCGTCGTGCTCGTCACGTACGTAATCGCGTTGCTCGCGTGGGCGGCGGTCGTGGGTCGGTGGCTCCCGATGCCCGGTGGACAGATGGAGCTGCAGATGTCCGACCCGGGAGCACCGGAGGCGATGGCCGTCTCGAACGGGCTGACCGGTATCAGCCTCTACTTGCTCATGTGGGGAGTGATGATGATCGCCATGATGTATCCCTCGTCGGTCCCGCTCTTCCGGCTGTACGCCGAGACGCTCGAGGGGACCACGGCCGCGGGTAAAGCGACTCGAGTTGGGGCGTTTATCGGGACGTACGCGCTCGTTTGGACGCTGACGGGAATCGTCCCGCTCGTCGTCAACGCGGTGGTACCGATCGTCACCCTCGCGAACGCCCACGGCGGGCTCCTGGTGGGCGGGTCGTTGCTCCTCTTGTCCGGATACCAGCTCTCGCCGTACAAGTACCGCTGTCTGCGGTATTGCCGGTCGCCGCTCGGGTTCCTCATGAGTCATCACCGACCGGGAGTGCGCGGCGCCGTTCGGATGAGCTGGCAGTTCAGCGTCTTCTGCGTCGGATGCTGTTGGGCGCTGTTCGCGTTCATGGTGATCGTGGGCTCGATGAACATCGTCTGGATGGCGCTCATCGCGGTCGTGCTCTCGCTCGAGCGGACGGTCGCGTGGGGTGAGCAACTGGCACGTGCGGTCGGCGTTCTCGCCGGCATCGCCGGGAGTACCGTCATCGTGATCGCACTGGTCTAG
- a CDS encoding HAD-IIB family hydrolase — MRADPPLVLDIDGTLTRPEGWGIDPRVFDPLRDWEAPVVIATGKAFPYPVALCHFVGIPELVVAENGGVVYTGDDVFFTADREAAQAVLEAYRAAGYETGWGPENTVNRWRETEIAVNLDQPIEPLREIAADHGLEVIDTGYAYHVKDAAPNKGDGLETIAEHVDIDLERTVAVGDSINDVSTFEAVGRSFAVANADETAKAAADEVLDEVHADGTLAVLERVRGSVD; from the coding sequence ATGAGAGCCGATCCACCGCTCGTCCTCGACATCGACGGGACGCTCACCCGCCCGGAGGGGTGGGGCATCGATCCGCGCGTCTTCGACCCCCTCCGCGATTGGGAGGCGCCCGTCGTGATCGCCACCGGGAAGGCCTTTCCCTACCCCGTCGCGCTCTGTCACTTCGTCGGCATCCCCGAACTCGTCGTCGCCGAGAACGGCGGCGTCGTCTACACCGGCGACGACGTCTTCTTCACCGCCGACCGCGAGGCCGCTCAGGCCGTCCTCGAGGCGTACCGCGCCGCCGGCTACGAGACGGGCTGGGGGCCGGAGAACACCGTTAACCGCTGGCGCGAGACCGAGATCGCCGTGAACCTCGACCAACCCATCGAGCCGCTGCGCGAGATCGCCGCCGACCACGGCCTCGAGGTGATCGACACCGGCTACGCCTACCACGTCAAGGACGCCGCGCCGAACAAGGGCGACGGCCTCGAGACGATCGCCGAACACGTCGATATCGACCTCGAGCGAACCGTCGCAGTGGGCGACTCGATCAACGACGTCTCGACGTTCGAGGCCGTCGGCCGGAGTTTCGCCGTCGCCAACGCCGACGAGACGGCGAAAGCGGCGGCCGACGAAGTGCTTGACGAGGTGCACGCGGACGGGACGCTGGCGGTTCTCGAGCGAGTTCGCGGGTCAGTCGACTAA